In Carboxydocella sporoproducens DSM 16521, the following are encoded in one genomic region:
- the surE gene encoding 5'/3'-nucleotidase SurE, which produces MRILISNDDGIWAPGLRALVEALKPLGEIFVVAPDRERSATGHGITVHWPLKVEQVDFGITGVQAWSVEGTPADCVKLGIEVLTAGSRPDVVVSGINKGPNLGTDVLYSGTVSAAIEAIINEVPGIAVSLASYQDFNFAATGKVAAYMVEKLLEHGISEDTILNVNVPPLPLDKLKGIKVTRLGQRRYQNAFHERRDPRGRVYYWIGGEPIDLDASQDTDIWAIEAGYVAVTPIHFDLTNYKIIQEVDGWDLSLK; this is translated from the coding sequence ATGCGTATCCTGATCAGCAACGATGATGGGATCTGGGCCCCTGGTCTCAGGGCCCTGGTAGAAGCACTAAAGCCCCTTGGTGAAATTTTTGTTGTCGCCCCTGATCGGGAAAGAAGTGCAACAGGACATGGTATCACTGTTCACTGGCCCCTGAAAGTAGAACAGGTTGATTTTGGCATTACCGGGGTGCAAGCCTGGTCAGTTGAAGGTACACCCGCCGATTGTGTAAAGCTAGGAATTGAGGTTTTGACTGCGGGTAGTCGTCCTGATGTAGTTGTATCCGGGATCAACAAGGGCCCTAATCTGGGCACGGATGTTCTGTATTCTGGCACAGTTTCTGCAGCCATTGAGGCTATTATAAACGAAGTCCCGGGAATTGCTGTCTCATTGGCCAGCTATCAAGACTTCAACTTTGCAGCTACTGGAAAAGTCGCTGCCTACATGGTTGAAAAATTATTGGAACATGGGATTTCAGAAGATACTATTCTCAATGTAAATGTACCGCCACTGCCGCTGGATAAACTGAAAGGAATAAAAGTAACCAGACTGGGTCAAAGAAGATATCAAAATGCTTTTCACGAGCGAAGAGATCCGCGCGGCAGGGTTTATTACTGGATTGGCGGGGAACCGATAGATCTAGATGCCAGTCAAGACACAGATATCTGGGCGATTGAAGCAGGATATGTTGCTGTTACACCAATACACTTTGATTTAACCAATTATAAAATCATCCAGGAAGTAGATGGCTGGGATTTGTCGCTGAAATAA